In a single window of the Sulfurimonas hongkongensis genome:
- a CDS encoding tetratricopeptide repeat protein — translation MKIFLLLFSIFIVFGFANEKKDEKIEKQLYVPLIERYILDELKEIRIDHHRLRSDVEQRISKAEVAQTDRSARYITDTIGNIFYLIAAATSILIFAGWNSLRDIKKKTEDIVESRVEQITKKYNEKLDSLQDTLTEQSKRILENQNKIYNTQFIHSLWMRSNLETNPQSKIDIYDEILKLNSNDAEVYAYKADAVLDLDEYEWALNLSNKAIEIDDNYGYAYWQRSCANAELGNLTDAISDLELALQKSPNLRDDVENETSFDDIKDTKEFKQILAQIERGVNI, via the coding sequence TTGAAAATATTTTTACTACTTTTTTCTATCTTTATTGTTTTTGGTTTTGCTAATGAAAAAAAAGATGAAAAGATCGAAAAACAGCTCTATGTCCCACTTATTGAGAGATATATCTTAGATGAGTTAAAAGAGATAAGAATAGACCATCATAGGCTTCGCTCTGATGTTGAGCAGCGAATTTCAAAAGCTGAGGTCGCTCAGACTGACAGATCAGCAAGATATATCACAGATACTATAGGAAATATTTTTTATCTCATTGCAGCTGCGACTTCGATCCTCATCTTTGCAGGCTGGAACTCTCTTAGAGATATCAAAAAAAAGACTGAGGATATAGTTGAGTCACGAGTTGAGCAAATCACTAAAAAGTACAACGAGAAACTAGACTCGCTTCAAGACACACTAACTGAGCAGTCTAAGCGAATACTAGAAAATCAAAATAAGATTTATAACACCCAGTTTATCCACTCCTTATGGATGCGTTCAAACCTAGAGACAAATCCACAATCAAAAATAGACATCTACGATGAGATACTAAAACTAAACTCTAATGATGCAGAAGTATACGCTTACAAGGCTGATGCGGTTTTAGATTTAGATGAGTATGAATGGGCACTAAACCTTAGTAACAAAGCTATAGAGATAGATGACAATTACGGGTATGCTTATTGGCAACGTTCTTGTGCAAATGCAGAACTTGGAAATCTAACAGATGCTATAAGTGACCTAGAACTAGCCTTACAAAAATCTCCAAACTTAAGAGATGATGTAGAAAATGAAACATCATTTGATGATATAAAAGATACAAAAGAGTTTAAACAAATACTAGCCCAAATAGAAAGAGGAGTCAATATATGA